A segment of the Rattus rattus isolate New Zealand chromosome 4, Rrattus_CSIRO_v1, whole genome shotgun sequence genome:
TTTTGTTAGTGCCTCTGGACCATTGTCTAGGACATGCAAATCGCAAATGTGTTGCCAAGGCAGCTGTAAAGGTAGGCATACGTTTTCTCCccttgcaacctacttttaataagggttcaaccacttctctagtccaccacccagcagaggtagtggaagagaaaagttatcagCATATGGGgcaagtggacctgttcagcaatcgTCCTTTGAGGGTGAGCTCGAACTTCCTGGGctgcagttcagtcctgtagcaaacacgaAACACAGCTCAGCAGCTGCACCCTGGCCCTCTAAGCAGGGGGACCCCAGGCaagaaccagcagctgtagttcaatcctgaaagAACCACAAGGCTTGCCAAAAGCCCTGAGGCCACAGAAACAGCCACCTGCCACAAGAAACTCACAGGCAGGTCGTTGGTGAGTCTCTCTCAATGGCAGTGTTATCACAAGTTAAACTCAACAATGCATTTAAGGTGAGGTGAAAGAATGAGaaatgcagccaagaagtcagaaatttagaaaatttatCTGCTAAAATGCTATCTGACTCCTAacaagccctaaatacctcaaattccagaccctgctctctgctAGTAAGTAGGTAAAAGGCCACATTTCTTGAGCCCTCTCTCTGTATGGAACTAGGTGAAAGGGCGTAAGGATAGGCCTTAAGTACATGACCCTGGCCTAGTAAGATAACAGGAAATGAGCTGACTAACTGCTTATCTAGCTTCTGTAAACTGCTTGCACCATAGAAGGAAAGCTCTTGTGACCTGTCTTAACTGCaatctgtcacacacacacacacacacacacacacacacacacacacacacacacacacacacacacacacacacacacacacacacacacaacaccctcCTGGAGCCCGTGCATGCAAATACGGACCTCCAAGACTATAGGAAACTGAGTGGTCCACAGAGCGCCGGCTCGGATAATTTAAATTGATTGGCCTAGAAACTATGGAGTGGTACAAATTGATTGGCGCACCACCTGATGCAATGAAATGATTGGTTTGCGATGCGCCGGCTTTGTTGTAAACCCTATAAAAGCTGTCCCGATTCTGCACTCGGGGTCCGCAGTCCTGTACCTCCAGGTGGCCTACGACTGTGGACCCCAGCACGCTTGGAATAAAAgctgattgcattgaatctggttTCGGTGGTCTTTGGGGACGAGCGGATCTTTGGTGGTCCAACAGAAGCAATGCATGCAGGTCGTTAGGGAAGAAGAGCTGGGCGGAggaaccaaaccaatgctcagtgctcctTTGTGGGGTCGTAGTTACACtccttcatcaagtgtcctttcacgtgtttgctatatctaaacatcctttcacccgtgtctgcttcaggaaaacagtctttcaagtgtctgctttagcaagatatccttttacctgtgtgccccagcaaaacatcatttgacataactgactttccaaagaaacttcaTGTGACTGTTcaggagagggaggtaaggactgGGTACTGTATGAGCAAACACAAAATGGAATCAGAACAAAGCAGCAATGTCTCAGTTATTTCAGAGCAGCTGGTAGTGTTGTAGACCAGGTTGCTGGGGCAGAAAATGGTGTGGAGGAACCTGAAGAGGTCGGGCAGTATCTAAAGGAGGGGAATGAGAAGCCTCCACATTAGCAGTTGTATGAGTTGAGAGCAGGTGTGATCTCAGCTGGATATAACTAAGATTCTGCATTTAATGGCATCTTCTGGGCCAGGACTCATTTATGGTCCTAGCCACCTAGCCATAGTTGTGTGGCctttacatctctctctctctctctctctctctctctctctctctctctctctctctctctctctctttcccctctctctctccctccctccctccctccctccctccctccctctcttcctttcttgaaaACAACACAATATTTAGTTAACAAAATTTATTCTAAACCAAtatccctctgcctccacatcccaGTGCAGGGTTGGGTGTGGAGGGCTTTAGGGCCACCTCTAGGAATTTGGCAGGGATTTGACCTTGGGCAAGGACAAGAAAGTAGGCTCAGGATGAATATATATGAGGAATATCCTTTGTATCCTGATGGGTCTTAAGACCCTGAATACAATAATCATGGGacctttgtttatgttttgtttgttactTAATGACTCTGTTTACACCACAGGACTGATCATATTCTTTGTATGcgcctagaatgatataaaagcagactggagaaaaataaacagagatcAGCCTTAGCACTGCCTGGAGTCATGCTATAGTGTTATCTAGtcgtctttttcttttcaatcctcactccgtCCCtcaagaccctgttgactgactgagctagcTTGGTCAGTTGGAGGTATACGTCATCACATCtgacatacattttttttcatttctaaatatcTCACTAAATGCATTCTCTAAAAATAGCAGGTAAATTACATTCTTGTTGTATTTTTATAGGCTAATTTAATGTACTGTTTTATCTGCTTCTATATGAGAACTGTTGTTTCTCTATACCTTTAATGCTATCCAGTCATGAAAAGGAATGTCTCTATAGTGAATTTGGTGAAGCCTTGctgggtatttatttatataatgacCAATGATGGTTTAAGACTGCAATGATGTCATCATGTTTATTTGAGTTgaataaaaattatccatttgTCACCAATGATTTTCCATgtctaaaatacttttttttgttatttctatctatctgtctgtgtgtgtgtgtgtgtgtgtgtgtgtgtgtgtgtgtgtgtgtgtgtgtgtgtgtgtgtaaaggcaaAACGACTGAGGACGTCTGACTTGAAACAAGGCACTTGCCTACCAGTTTGAATATGAATGATAAAACTTTAAAGAGTCAGACATAGTGAAAAAAGACATCATTGGCGGATTTTTTCCATTTCATGGGTGATTAAAAACACTGGTGTAATGTTTAAATAACATTGTAATTATGTTTTACCTCTCCTTGTTTGTTGATTCTGTTTTCtgacacaaggtctcactctACCTAAAATTTTCCCGACCCTTACCATATAGCCAGGCCGATCTTGAATTCACAGCATTTTTCTTACCTCAGCTTCATAGTTTTGGGAATACAGGTACAACTTTCTTAAAACCTGGATTGTACTTTGTTGTTTTGGGTCTTGATCCAGGGTAGACATTGCTGTCATTTTACAGCGCTTCTTGctagtattttatatataaattataaaacatgtcCCTAACATGCTCATACTGCTTGCATTTCTCTAGTCCCATGTGGAGGATTGAATGAGAACAACCACCCATCCCCCTAATATAGCCTCTTATGTTTGCATGCTTTGTCTCCTGCTGAACTCTTTGAATGGATGAGGAGCTATGGCCTCGTTGGAAGAGATATGCCACTGGGAGTAGGCATTGAGGTTTCCCAAAGCCCACTCTATGCCCAGTCTCCCCGTGCCCCCCCTCCTCTACCtctactctctctcctctctctctctctctctctctctctctctctctctctctttttttgtccctctccatctcctgtcctcACTCTGCCTattcctcccctctgcctccctctccctttcttccccccttatctccctctccttctcctgtcctccatctctctctcatcctccctctccctctccctctccttctccctctctccctttctcccttcccctccctctccctctgcctctccccacctccccccccctctccccctgcctcccctcccttcctcctctcctcttcccctccctctctccctctgcctctccccccctctttccccccctgcctctctctccctctcccttccccccttcctccctctccctctctccctctgcccctcccctcccctctttcccctgcctccctccttctcttcctcccccttccctcactctcccctcttcccctccctctctcccactgcctgctgcctgtggatctggatgtaaagtcatcagctacttctccagcaccatgcctgactagCTGAGTGACAGGCTCCCTGCCATAAGGATAATGAACTCACCCTCTGATGCTTTAAGCTaacccccaattaaatactttcttgcataagcattgccttggtcacagtgtctcctcGCAGCAGTACAACAGTGACTAACACAGCTATATAGAATAAAGGAAGGACATTTATAGGAGTTTTCATGAGTCATCGACTTTATCAGGTAGAGGGCCATATATAAACCTGTCTACCTGCAAGTCTGTCTCAGAAATTTCTTGGCACAAAAATCAGACATGATTAccatgaaaaaaattgttttttactTAAATACACATCAAATACTCACCTCTAATGATAAAAGTGGCATTATCTCCAACTTTATTTAGGTGATAATTTAAATACAGTCCAAAGAGGACATACTGTTTAATTTTACAATTTAACCATATGCTATGTATTAAATTTGGTTACCGCTCAATGCAATgaatcatcaaaaacaaaacttccGGTTCATCAAAGTACAGGctgtcttccatttcctcctgttcttcctcaccTTAGAATGTGGTCAACTTCTAGTTCTCTGATTCTATATGGCTGTCCTTTTCAGATTCAGTATAGAAGTGAACACCCTCTGTCTTTCTAAGTCtggtctttttatttaaaatcatacACTATAATTCCACTCTGTTGGCTCCAAGTAATGGAGATGACTTTCTTTGTACGCttttaaatcaaatttattttaactgCTACATGAAATCATAATATTACGTATGCTAGTGTTCTTTTAAATGTATGCTTTCCATAGCATTCAGATGAAAACATTTatattctcaaatatatatatctcACTTCTTTCTGGTTAAAACATTCAAAGCCTTCCTTTTGGTCTTTAAACCATTGGATGTAAAATGTTACATATAGTTacataagaatttaaaaaattttttttgaaaattacataCTTGAATATCACTGGATCCATCCCCCATTCCAACTCTTCTTGTGTCCCCTCATTCCTTCCAAATTCATaacttttatctttaattattaatttataggacatagatttatatttataaatgagaCCTGCAGAGTTCATTTAGTATtgcttgtatgcatatgtgcataagTTCAGCATACCtgggattggataacctatcaAGGTCCTTaaccctggaaaaaaaaatctaattcttTTAGCAACCATGAATTGCCCGTAGTCATTCAACCTGATGTGGGGCCTcataagatatttttattatctatgaTGTCATATCTACTTATGCTGTCTTTGTAAAACTTTTGTCAGGAGTTCAGATATTTGTCATATACAacagacacaatctcacagtagACATCCTGGTCTGTTGACCCTTAAACAGGTCCATCCTCTCTCCTGGGATGTTCTGCCCTTTCTTCTGCAACCTTCCAAAAGCCTCGGGCATAGACATTGTATGGTAGATGTTTCAACTGGCTCCCCACAATCAATTGAACTCTGCCTTTTGACCAGTTGTCAGTTTCTGTGACGGTTTCTGTctgctacaaaaagaaacctacttgttgtttcagagagagagagagagagagagagagagagagagagagagagagagagagagagagagagcgctacgtttatttgtttatataaggATAGTCTTTAGAACGCAGTTAGGAATTATAGCGGTTTAGGGAAAGTCTCAGTAATAGGTTTTCTTCTAGGGACCATGATTTCATCATTAGCTATGACCAACTGGCTAGGAGTACAGTCCTAGGCACGAATTCCCTACTACTAAACAGAATTTAAATCCAAAAACGaatgtataatgtatattgtttacatacataaataatttaaatgaggTTGTAGTAATAGTGTTCTTTCCCAGAGCCGTAGACTAACAAACTCTCCAGTGCCAACCAAGTGTAGTAGGTAAATCTCCCTTTGGTTGTTAAAGGAGTACAAGAGAACACTCCTGCAAAACAGGATGCTGTCATTACCTCTGTGTGCCCTCCTAAATTTTGTAGGGTCCCCCTAAATTTCATAGGGTGACCTAGTGTTCTGTATTGTTTTTGGAGCCCATGGTTCCTGGCTAGTTGTATGTGTAAATGCCACTCCTTCagctgtcttaaaaataaagaaacttgtACTTTAGACCAAGATGTTAGCCAACTTACTAGTTGAGTAATGAATGTGGCTTTTGGCATAGTAAGGAGTTGGGGTAGAAAGTACCAAGGAGTAGCTGGGACAGAATTGTAGGGCAGTTGAGatgcaggcagagggaggaagatccTGGAGGCAGCAGAAGAGAGACTTGACACAGTTAGGAAGCAAGCAGTGAGAACCATGTGACAGAACGACAGATAAATCGGTTAAGTAATATGCGTGAGAGCATTCTTTTCCTGTTGCACACGTGGGTGAGATCATTCAGGATTCTGAGTCTGTCTTATATCCTGTAACGTACTGACGTCTCTTTTAATCCATATTCTCTCAAGGACACCATCTCATCCTTTTAATGGCTAATACTTGACTTGGATATGTATCACTTTCTTCTACAATCTTTTATCAGTATTCTTCTACTTCTGGTGTATTATGAACAGTAGTGTGCTCATGTCTCCTAAGCACACTGATTATGTCTTCTTCAGCTATATAACCAGCCCTGAACCTGCTAAATCTTACGGCAGTTCTTTTCCTACATTTGAGAAAACCTGTACTGTTTTCCATAAGTGATGTACtcattcttgttttctctgtgtttcttttagtGCTGCCCAGTCCAGAAGACTGGCAGAACAACGCATGGGAAAGATTCATAAGCACTCACCATTTCATGGGATTACAAACCCAATGCAGGGAACCAGAGCAGAGTGGCTCTACCTGTGATGCTGGAAGTATGAGATGGTGAGAATTCAGATTATGGAAGACAAGGAAATACAGACTGCAGAGTCCCCACTATTGCTGACCTATCACCATCAAGGGCATCACTTTGAGGTAGGCCTCAATAAACTTAATAAAGGCTACACAGAGATTATTGTCTGTTAAACTGGCAGTCAGGACATGAGCTCATGGGAGACGTTACAATCAAAACATTTAATGTCAGTGCACAAGGGAACCCATAGCCATAAAATCTAAATACATTTTATCttctgctgtcttatagaacttAGGTAGACAAGTTGGCAAAGACTTCAGAACCCACTACTAATAGAAATcagtttattttttccatctggGATTTCATTAATAAAATCTGTACTGTCAAGCAGAATCATTTTACTTTATGCTCTTAAGTAAGAAAACTTTATGGGGCACATAAGATATTTATCCAATTCACAACTTAATCGAATTTCAAAACCTGGATCCCAAAGCATGCTGTTCATTTAATGCTAATCGATTCCATGTTTCACAACCACAAAAGCAAGCGCACAGGAAACAACTCACAAAAGCAAGCGTAGGTAAATACCAAATCAGGATATTCATTAGCTTAACATTTTAGTATTTATAAATTTGGGGAGAAATTCAGCACTACAAATTTCATTTGcaaagcaagctttatttttgAGTTCAGAGATTAATTACAGAGTTCTCAAGAGACACACATCAGCCAGTTTCTGAGGTCAGAGAGAAAGTGAAGAATTGGCAATCAGGGAATCAATTCTTCCCGGTCAAAGGAAGACAACAAAGGCCAGGAATCCAGGAGTGGATGATGGTGGCCAGCAAGATTGGAAGTTAGAAAGAAGATCAGTAGAATCCAGATCCAGTGCCACAGCTTGGTCTGTAGCAAGGAGACTGACAGGTTCTATAGGGCACATAAGATGGGTGGCAGAATCCAGATCCATAGCCCAGCGAAGAGAAGCCTTGGGGTCTAAAGCTACTGGACCCACAGCTCACTGAGTAAGAGCTTCTAGACCCataacccagggagtggcagctGCTGGATCCAAAGCCCTGGGAGCTAGCATATGTGGTCCTGCAGGGACTGCAGAAGCTGGAACCCCTGGGGCTGTAGCAGGGCCGCTGGCAGGAGCTGTGCACCACATGAGAAGTCTGGCATCGGATGGGCTGGAAGCAGTTCTGCTGACAGCCGCTGTGGAGAGAGGAGCCCAGATGGCAGGTTCTGGGGGAGCAGAAGGTAGTGTTCTGGAGTAGGTGACTGGGGTAGGAAGAGCCACAAGAAGAGTGAGGGTAGCTCAGGTGATCTCCACAGGAGCGGGAAGAGAAGTTTCCAGAATGGCAGCCGTAGGACATGGTTGATGGCAGATGTAAGTTGAGCTGAGTGCAACAGAAGATTCTGagtttgagaatcactgctttctTGAGACCTTTATATATGCTCAGCAATGGGTGTGGCTTCTTATACAATCATTGTTTCCATATTTGGGCGCCCTCATCTGCATGTCTGGACCTCAGTAATTTTCTTTATAACTGCAGTTAACTAACTCCTTTTATCTTACGTTTAAGGGagaacttatttttttatatgtcTGAGTCAATGAAATGCATTTATGCTACAAATGCTATGACTGTTTAATTAATGCCTCTGCCATTATGGTCAGGAAATCCCCCTTATGTTCTCTGTCTATGACGTGTTAAGTGTTCTTGTTTGGTGAGGGGAATTACTCTTAGAGATGACAAGGTCTTTATCCTCAGTTGATCATTGAATAAAAGGCAAAATCTTACATTGACAAGAAACCATTTCAAGATGACTCCAATATCAAATCATTGATTCACACTCTGCAGTATAATGTTCCATTTTAATACATTATTATCAATGGTTATTAAGTCCAGTCTATAAGAGCTCCATAAATGTTAGGGAAAAGAATTGAGACATGGTACAAAAATCACTCTACTCTTGAACAAGCGTGcataaaaaatgattatttagaataatgaaatcaaaacaatatGGGGCCATTAAGGAACCTTGAGAAGAAAAAATAGCAGAGATTACATTTAGTATACAAGGGTCAGTGGCATCAGGAGGGATGGTATTGTGGATATGTTTTCGATGTAATCTACTAGTGGATAGTCTCCTCTTAGTTAAAATTCTCCTAGAGTTTCCTTCCCAACTCACATCACAAACCGTCATGTCAACATGATGGATGGTTTCAGAGCTTATCCATATCCAGTCTACCTGTCTGTGCTTAGTTGCAGCTTTCTGACTAGAGAGAGATCCAGAGTTTGCGAATATTGAGGAATATACTTTTGTGAGTCACCATTATCAGAATAATATATCATAAATGAGAATGCATCTAAGTATGAATGTTAATTTAGaatgaaaataatagtaaaatcCCTAAGTTTGGAAAGTTCAAAAGACTAACACATACCACAAGATCGGGATGCAACTCCTCCTTCCTCTATGAGCCTACGGATATACCTCTAAATGGATAATCACCTCTACAGACAAGAGTGGAGTTTTTGACATGCTTTTCTGCAGAGggtgaaaataacattttttcctttataaaccagGCAAAGAAAAATGCTGAAAGTATTTGAGATGACAGAAATAGCTTCTTTCAATATCGCTATTTATTGTTAGGAGTGTCTCAGCTTTCTCAGTTGATGCTTCAAGCCAAGGACCATGTTCTTCCCAGTTAGGTGTCCCACTCCACACTCCTACCCAGTCTGTGAGCTGTGGGTGTTATTATTTATGTGGGACTCCATGGCAAATGGCTGTGATCCTTGGAGTTTAGGGCCTGTGAAAGTTGctgatacaaaaataaaatgactcttccCAGACAGACAAAAGCAGAAGTGTGAAAGGGTTTACACCAGCCTCTCTGGGGTCAGCACTGCTTCAAAGGCTTGGTTGAAGCCATAAGAGAGATGGTTTATTACTTCTCCTCACGCCACAGGATTTGCATGTATTAAACCCATACACATGCAGCAAATTTAGTTTCTCTCCTGTTTTGGATCCATCCTGCAACAATTTAGGAAAGACGTTTTAGAGAAAACACTTGTTCTGCGTAACACCTCTACCAATGAGCTTACACTAGTGCCTGGGTTTGAATCTAAGACAAATGAATTCTATATCAGAAGTAGCTTACATAATTTTCTCTTAGTTTTTCCTTTAAACTGTCTTCTGGCCATTACTCTACTGCTGTTCCAAGGGtcattattttctagaaaaatcacTGTAGGATTGCTACTTATATAGGAGGATGGGACCTCCTAGCAGGTAGCACAGCCCCTTCAGGCCCCTTTAATACGTCTATTTTAATGTTCTCTGACAGTAATCAGTTGGATGCTATGGGAATGTGTTTAGTACCTGTAGTGCAAGCAGCCTTTTCTTGTCATTCTCTCTCATTAATTCCacataaagacacaaaacaataaaatacttgaatttTTACTATAACTATGCTTCCTGGCAATTCAGAACAAATACAGTGATGTAATCCTCTAAAGGTCAAGCAGGTGATATCAGTGTTTAAAATGGACAATGTCAAGGCTTCTGCACTGAATGATAAATTCGTTTGATGAAAATATAATAGGGTTAAGTGACAGATGCTGAAATTACCAGTGCCTTTTCTGTAAAATTATGCTTAATTGTAATTTCTTTAAAAGCATTACTCCATGATTTGGATGACAAGGAAATTCTCAGGCATCCAACTTCTAACATCTATGCTTTTAAAAGTTTATCTTATGGCCttctaattatttaaatgttaccAGGCTCCTGGTAACAGGGGTAAATGCCTCAATTTGCTACTgaggcagattttttttctcaaatcatCATCTCCTATAATCTTTCTAAAAGCAGGCATTTTGTCAAACCTGGAGTAAGTTGAGGAGGCAAGCTGTGTGGGAGTCAAATTAATCAAGTAAGCACATTTTCCCACCATGGCACAACGTTGTGACTACTTTCTCAGACATGCACTGGGAACCCTTTCATCCTTACATgtcccctgcccttcccccttcAATGTGATGGGACTACAAGAGCACAGTCAAATTTTGCATCAAATCCAGCTCGCACAGTCTATTCCTTTTACATGCAGCAATACTTAAAAGCTAGAAAGCAAACACATGAGATATGGTCttcccagatttttaaaaaacatgctaACCAGCTGCTATCCTGCATGCTTGTCTGGAGCTAAGCCCAAGCTTGAGGGTGTGCGCCTCTTTACTCCTGACCACTAAGCACTCCTCATAACTCACAGATCCCAGATCACATCCCATTCATTATTAGTCACCATGTTCATTAGCATCTCTGCTATTAGTCAGAGAATGAGCAACAGAATTAGGAACTCTGTGtttagagaagaagaagaggaggaggaggagggggaggggaaggaggaggaggagggggagatcagaaagaaacaaatacttcTTAATCTTCCATGCTAAAATGAGTATGTCAGTCTTGATAATTAGAATAGGAAACACCAACCTTGAAACCTATTTTCTGTCCATGTTACTTGTGTTTACAAACTTTTTCTTAGAGAATTAAGTGATTTGGAGTTAGGTACTTTGACTTTAAATTCTACATAAGCTGTAGAATCTAAGTTGGACTAAAGTTTTGGTCAATAGAGGTATTACTACTGAATATACAGTAGGATTAAAAATGTGCCACTTAggttataaaataaagcaaatataagtaagtaagtaagtaataaACACAGAAGTTAAAACAAAATTGGAACTGAGGCACTAATAATTCTGATATCTCACAGTGGTTGGAAATTATCTCCCTAGGTGTCCCGGGGACCACATGGTCAGCATCTCACCCATAGCCCCAGCAAGGGAATCCTCACAATGCAGAAATAACACTCTGTGTCTGTGGTTACACCTGCTCAAGATTTGTCTGTCCTAGACAATGTAATACAAAgtcaaaatttcaaaagaaaagtatCTAAGTTCTATTTGTAACATTGTGATTATGATGAAAGGGCAGTTCTCTAAATCACCATGGTGTGCTCTCTATTCAAGTGTCTGTGGGACTATAACCGTAATTAACGTTTTGTTTGGGGAATGTGGAAGATGGATGGAGTGGTATTGATATCCACCCTGAGAAGTGTAATATCTCAGAGCTTAACAGTGGCCGTGTGTCACTAACCAATGACACTGAACAGATGGCCCTTGATGACAAGTAATGACTCTTTTAGCCGTAAATGCCAGAAAGAAGAATAGCAATTTTGACACACTGTGACAACTGAAAATGGGAGGCCAAATAAAAAAGGCTTTTGGGTTCAAAGTCAGATGAATAGTATTCTGAGTCCGGGACTAGTACACAAACCAATCCTGTGGTGTACATGAGTCTTTGGGGGGATTTATGAGCACTGAACAAGAAGGGAAAACTTTAGCTCGTAGGTGTctcaagttaaataaaatatgatggTTTTATCAGTATCAAGTATTttgcatttcttcattttattggcCAGCTGAGTAAAGGAtgacacaaggaactgtatttgTAACTTCCCTGCTCAGAAGCAAGAAGCATCGATAGGAATTGGGTACAAGTCAGGAGATGTATTCTACTTAGTCCTAGGAGAAGCAATAAGATgcaaaatatgaatatgaaagaaataagaataagaaatagAATATGAAAGGTGGCTTTTCCTGTCTTGGTACTCTGGGCATCTGACCTTTCCTAACCCTGAGGTATCACCATCCGCTCTACTTTTAAGCGAATCATTGCGGGGAATTGTGGTAAGATGCATGGACACAAAGAGCAAGTACCATGTTTATTCTGTATATATTGGTCAGAGTAAGATAGGTGAGcttagagagtgggtgggagagagggaatggaaaagagacaaagaagaagagagggagggaggatgaaaaggaggaagggagggactggagaggagcagaggaaaacaaggaaaaggTGAAGagcaaagaaggaggagggagcacatccaaatatgaatacaaccggaagcaataatcactattccttaatatctctcaacatcaatggcctcaactctccaataaaaagacatagattaacaaactgtatatgcaacgaggaccctgcattctgctgcctacaggaaacacacctcagagacaaagacagacactacctcagagtga
Coding sequences within it:
- the LOC116899020 gene encoding keratin-associated protein 13-1-like; this encodes MSYGCHSGNFSSRSCGDHLSYPHSSCGSSYPSHLLQNTTFCSPRTCHLGSSLHSGCQQNCFQPIRCQTSHVVHSSCQRPCYSPRGSSFCSPCRTTYASSQGFGSSSCHSLGYGSRSSYSVSCGSSSFRPQGFSSLGYGSGFCHPSYVPYRTCQSPCYRPSCGTGSGFY